AGCCCATTGCAAAGAAGCTCGGCACCGACAACAAGGCCGGCGACATTGAGTCTTTGGccttcaacaacatcaccagAAACATTCTCGCCACCTCATCGTCCAATGGTATCACCACCATCTGGAACGTGGACCAGAACAAGGAACTTACGCGTGTCAAGCACGACAAGCCTGTTTCCCACGTTGTCTGGCACCCCTCCAAACCCACCAAGCTGATCACAGCCGTGGCTGATGACGCCGAGCCTGTCATGCTCATCTGGGACCTCAAGAACGCAAATGCACCCGAGGGTGTGCTGCAAGGCCACTCCAAGGGTATCTTGTCTGTCGACTGGTGCCAGCTGGACCCCCGGTTCCTGCTGTCGTGTGGTAAGGATAACCGAACCCTGCTGTGGAACCCGGACACCCACGAGTGTCTCGGTGAGTACGGTGCTGCTCAGAACTGGACCTTCAAGACTAAGCTCAATGAACGAACCCCCGATCTGTTTGCTACCGCGTCGTTCGAGGGCAAGATTGTCATTCAGACTCTGCAGGACGTGAATGGAGGGGACGCTCCTGCCCAGGAGGGCGACTTTTTCCAAAACCTCGGCACCCAGTCGCAGGCCAAGATTTCGCTCAAGCAGGCCCCCTCATGGCTGCAGCGACCCGTGTCCAACTCGTTTGGATTCGGAGGAAAGATTGTCACTGTCACAACCACCGACGGCAagagtactgtacaagttgGAAAGTTTGTGGGCGACAAGGTCGACACTGAAAGCATCGAGGTTGTTCTGAAGGGAGACCTAACCTCGGCATTTGACGAGGTCAAGGGCGCCGAGTGGAAGGTTCTCGAGGCTCTCAGCAAGGGCACTGACGAAGTCCGATCTTTCCTGGACATTCCCGtcatgaaggaggagcctgcCGTGGAGGATGACTCTGAAGATGTTTTCAGCAAGATGTCTCCTTCCGGTGCCTTCTCTCTAGAGTCTTCCGACCCCATCAATCAGGCCATCATCAACGGCAACCTCTCTACTGCCGTTGATCTGTGTCTTAAGGAGGACCGGCTTCTGGACGCCTTTGCTCTGGCTGAGAAGGCCTCTGATGCCGTCAAGACCAAGGTTCAGAACGCATACTTTGCTAAGCAGACCTCCAGCACTGCTCGACTTCTCAACGCtgtcaacaccaacaagctTGACGACGTCGTTGAGAACGCTAATCTCAAGGATTGGAAGGAAattctggctcttctaTACACTTACGGCGGAGCTCAGTTTGGCGatctggctgctgctcttggTGACCGACTTCGAGAGTCCGACCGAGACAATGCCGCCACCTGTTACCTTGTGTCTGGCAAGCTCGACAAGGTCTCTGGTCTGTGGGAGTCTGAGATCACTACacgagagaaggagctgaCCAAGGACAATGTGGCTCCTTACACTGCCCACTTCTCcgctctcaaggagttcaTCGAGAAGATCTCCGTCTTCCGAAAGGCTACCAACGCCGTGGACTCTGGAACTGTGGATGGTCTTTACAACAAGTACCGAGAGTTCGCCAACATTGTGGCTTCCCAGGGCAACCTGGAGCTTGCTCAGCAGTTCCTTGCTCTTCTGCCTGCATCCTTCGAGGGTGTTGGTCTTGAGCGAGAGCGACTCAACAAGGCTGCCAAGCCCTCCGTTGCCACCACTGCCACTAGCAAGGCCTCTGCCTACGGAAAGCCTTCTTATGGCAGTGCTACCCCCCAGGCTTCTGCTTACACGCCTACCGCTTCTGCCTATGGTTCCATGTATGCTCCTGCTGTCCCTGCCGCCGCTGCTCCTGCAGCCGCTGCTCCCCCAcccactgctgctgctgtgccTCCTTCCCCTGCCAAGAACATGTACGCTCCCcagcctcctgctcctgtcACTGGTTTCGCTCCTGCAGCTCAGTCTCCTGGAGCTCCCCAgcaaaacacacacaacccCTACAACCCCACTCCTCAGACTAATGCTTATGCTCCTCAGGGTAACGCCTACAGTGCTGCTCCCCAGCAGAACACCTACGGAAGGTCTACTCCCGGCGGAGGTCCTGTTCGAAccacagctcctcgtcACGACACTGCTGGCTACAATGATCTGCCTGCAGGTTCTGTCCCTCCCCCTAAGAAGTCAGCTCCTAGCCCGGGTCCTATCTCGTCTGCCTATGCTCCCCCCACCCCTGCTGCTCCCTCAGCTCCCCCTGCTGGTGGTCCCCGACCTCCCTCTGTGAATCGAGTCACCTCTCCCGGTGTGCCTAGCGGAGGTGTAAACGCCTATGGCTTCCCTATTGGAGGTGCACCCTCTCCTTATGGAGCCCAGGCTGCGTACGGA
This genomic interval from Yarrowia lipolytica chromosome 1E, complete sequence contains the following:
- a CDS encoding uncharacterized protein (Compare to YALI0E30635g, similar to Saccharomyces cerevisiae SEC31 (YDL195W); ancestral locus Anc_7.310, uniprot|Q8J0E5 Yarrowia lipolytica Sec31p component of the COPII coat of ER-golgi vesicles) — its product is MKLKEIDRTATFAWSPNNLRIATGTVAGTVDADFSSSSQLEIWDVDLMDRSSEGFRLTKPAVSISADTRFHDLVWHNTGKHSLIVGATESGSLEVWEADNIKDSSTSVSVKEHSGPIKTLQFDPHNPTRLVSGGTKGEIFVWDLSDPKKPIAKKLGTDNKAGDIESLAFNNITRNILATSSSNGITTIWNVDQNKELTRVKHDKPVSHVVWHPSKPTKLITAVADDAEPVMLIWDLKNANAPEGVLQGHSKGILSVDWCQLDPRFLLSCGKDNRTLLWNPDTHECLGEYGAAQNWTFKTKLNERTPDLFATASFEGKIVIQTLQDVNGGDAPAQEGDFFQNLGTQSQAKISLKQAPSWLQRPVSNSFGFGGKIVTVTTTDGKSTVQVGKFVGDKVDTESIEVVLKGDLTSAFDEVKGAEWKVLEALSKGTDEVRSFLDIPVMKEEPAVEDDSEDVFSKMSPSGAFSLESSDPINQAIINGNLSTAVDLCLKEDRLLDAFALAEKASDAVKTKVQNAYFAKQTSSTARLLNAVNTNKLDDVVENANLKDWKEILALLYTYGGAQFGDLAAALGDRLRESDRDNAATCYLVSGKLDKVSGLWESEITTREKELTKDNVAPYTAHFSALKEFIEKISVFRKATNAVDSGTVDGLYNKYREFANIVASQGNLELAQQFLALLPASFEGVGLERERLNKAAKPSVATTATSKASAYGKPSYGSATPQASAYTPTASAYGSMYAPAVPAAAAPAAAAPPPTAAAVPPSPAKNMYAPQPPAPVTGFAPAAQSPGAPQQNTHNPYNPTPQTNAYAPQGNAYSAAPQQNTYGRSTPGGGPVRTTAPRHDTAGYNDLPAGSVPPPKKSAPSPGPISSAYAPPTPAAPSAPPAGGPRPPSVNRVTSPGVPSGGVNAYGFPIGGAPSPYGAQAAYGARPPVPAVVSPPPPNPYAPAHSPAQNNVQPAVNPYAPAPGAVVSPPPVHAGIVPPPAQRSAPSNPYAPAPGAGAPPASNPYAPPTGGFTGAPAPHAGGGYTAPPPAQVAPPPAGPPRNSVAPPPGGPARNPVPSSPAPPPAAAKHPAGDRTHIPATSRPIFDTLSTQWAGLKPHIPEQYSKHVRDAEKRLNILYDHLNNDDAQPEMVEDLLKLSNAIAQRDFPTAQALQLQIATARPDECGKWMVGLKRFVEMAAAVRTW